A single genomic interval of Arachis duranensis cultivar V14167 chromosome 7, aradu.V14167.gnm2.J7QH, whole genome shotgun sequence harbors:
- the LOC107457958 gene encoding uncharacterized protein LOC107457958, producing MGDRDFGPTAPSLALCYFNSRCTRQSGVEVLQEETLDEEILSYGFTKEIWKGLVPPRVELFAWFVLVGRVNTKDRLSRLEILQQNDNLCVLCKKEVENTQHLFVTCELSWQVWCAWVSSFGQKWTAPDNLKDHFESWRYMPVKRTQRKSWIVGFFSVIWIIWLRRNEVIFQNKTTGVTDCVDQAFTFATEWCDK from the exons ATGGGAGACCGAGATTTTGGACCAACTGCTCCAAGTCTTGCACTCTGTTACTTTAATAGCAGATGTACAAGACAGAGTGGTGTGGAG GTTTTGCAGGAGGAGACCTTGGATGAGGAGATACTGAGCTATGGATTCACAAAGGAAATTTGGAAAGGGTTAGTTCCACCCAGGGTCGAGTTATTTGCGTGGTTTGTATTGGTAGGGAGGGTTAACACAAAGGATCGACTAAGTAGACTGGAAATTCTACAACAGAATGATAATTTGTGTGTGTTGTGCAAGAAGGAGGTTGAAAATACCCAACATTTATTTGTTACTTGCGAGCTTTCCTGGCAAGTGTGGTGTGCATGGGTCTCATCATTTGGACAGAAATGGACTGCTCCTGATAATTTGAAAGATCATTTCGAGAGTTGGAGATACATGCCAGTAAAAAGGACACAGCGCAAGAGTTGGATAGTAGGTTTTTTCTCAGTAATATGGATTATATGGCTAAGACGGAATGAAGTTATATTTCAGAACAAGACAACAGGAGTTACAGATTGTGTGGATCAAGCGTTTACTTTTGCTACAGAGTGGTGTGATAAATAA